The following coding sequences lie in one Loxodonta africana isolate mLoxAfr1 chromosome X, mLoxAfr1.hap2, whole genome shotgun sequence genomic window:
- the LOC100653664 gene encoding transcription elongation factor A protein-like 5, producing the protein MEKLYKESEGKLENKGSLENEGKPEDEVDTEDEGKSEEEEKAEVAGKPEYQGKLEDEGEPGDEGEPEGRKEKQGKPGDEGKPQDEGKLKSERKPESEPRAAEKRSAEDYVPRKAKRKTDRGTDDPPRDYQEDLHERRLSSEEMMRECGDMSRAQEEIRKKQKMGGFHWMQRDVQDPFPPRGQRGVRGMRGGGRGQKDIEDVPYV; encoded by the coding sequence ATGGAAAAGCTCTACAAAGAAAGTGAAGGAAAGCTAGAAAACAAAGGAAGCCTGGAAAATGAGGGCAAGCCTGAAGATGAAGTAGACACAGAAGATGAAGGAAAgtcagaagaagaagaaaaggcggAAGTGGCGGGGAAGCCAGAATACCAGGGGAAGCTAGAGGATGAGGGAGAGCCAGGTGATGAGGGAGAgccagagggaaggaaagaaaagcaggGAAAGCCAGGAGATGAAGGGAAGCCGCAAGATGAGGGCAAGCTGAAGTCTGAGCGAAAGCCAGAGAGCGAGCCCCGGGCTGCTGAAAAGCGCTCGGCTGAAGATTACGTGCCCcggaaagcaaaaagaaaaacggACAGGGGGACGGACGACCCCCCCAGGGACTATCAGGAGGATTTACACGAAAGGCGCTTGAGCAGTGAGGAGATGATGAGAGAATGTGGTGATATGTCAAGGGCTCAGGAGGAGataaggaaaaaacagaaaatgggtGGTTTCCATTGGATGCAAAGAGATGTCCAGGATCCATTCCCCCCAAGGGGCCAGCGGGGAGTCAGAGGAATGAGGGGCGGAGGTAGGGGCCAGAAGGACATAGAAGATGTCCCATACGTTTAA